A single region of the Lacerta agilis isolate rLacAgi1 chromosome 9, rLacAgi1.pri, whole genome shotgun sequence genome encodes:
- the LOC117052671 gene encoding UPF0462 protein C4orf33-like translates to MNSQVLKKMEFKIEDTWNSLPVSHDPVTIKLTGEDAGMMIEVCAPFFNDPPPPGEPGKPFSGLWDYEVVEAFFLNHQTEQYLEVEFCPHGQYLVLLLSGRRKVCKQELPLMFEVSRTCAKWNGKAHLPWSYFPPATDKFNAFAIHGSGVNRTYEALYPVPQHDIVAKQKPDFHRLEYFKCLNLKLLMGEDWKQPESDLWASCKCN, encoded by the exons ATGAACAGTCAGGTACTGAAAAAG ATGGAGTTTAAAATTGAAGATACATGGAACAGCTTACCAGTGAGTCATGATCCAGTTACAATCAAGTTGACAGGTGAAGATGCTGGGATGATGATAGAAGTGTGTGCTCCATTTTTTAACGATCCTCCACCTCCTGGTGAACCTGGAAAACCATTCAGTGGACTGTGGGACTATGAGG TAGTAGAAGCTTTCTTCTTGAATCACCAAACTGAGCAGTACTTAGAAGTGGAGTTTTGTCC GCATGGGCAGTATCTGGTGTTGCTACTTTCTGGCAGACGGAAAGTGTGCAAA CAAGAACTTCCTTTAATGTTTGAAGTGTCGAGAACATGTGCCAAATGGAATGGAAAAGCTCATCTTCCTTGGAGTTATTTCCCACCAGCTACTGACAAATTTAATGCATTTGCAATTCATGGGTCAGGAGTTAACAGAACATATGAAGCCCTCTACCCTGTACCTCAACATGACATTGTGGCAAAACAGAAACCTGATTT TCATCGCCTAGAATATTTTAAATGcctgaacctgaaactgttaatGGGAGAAGATTGGAAGCAACCAGAATCAGACTTGTGGGCATCATGTAAATGCAACTAA